One window of the Diospyros lotus cultivar Yz01 chromosome 12, ASM1463336v1, whole genome shotgun sequence genome contains the following:
- the LOC127786568 gene encoding protein LIFEGUARD 2-like codes for MWQTPYRKNDVESGARPLYPTMLESPELRWSFIRKIYSILTLQLLVTVAVAAVVVSVHPIAVFFSTTGAGLALYIVLIITPFIVLCPLYYYSQRHPVNYILLGLFTVTLAFAVGLTCAFTSGKVILESVILTTAVVLSLTLYTFWAAKRGHDFNFLGPFLFGAVFVLLIFALIQMLFPLGKISVMIYGCLASIIFCGYIIYDTDNLIKRYSYDEYIWASVSLYLDIINLFLSILTIFRATDS; via the exons ATGTGGCAGACGCCGTACCGGAAAAATGACGTGGAATCGGGGGCCAGGCCGCTGTACCCCACCATGCTGGAGAGCCCGGAGCTCCGCTGGTCCTTCATCCGCAAGATTTACTCCATCCTCACCCTCCAATTGCTCGTCACCGTGGCTGTTGCCGCCGTCGTCGTCTCCGTTCACCCCATTGCCGTTTTCTTCTCCACCACGGGGGCCGGCCTCGCCCTCTACATCGTACTCATCATTACCCCTTTCATCG TTTTGTGCCCTTTGTATTACTACTCGCAGCGACACCCCGTGAACTATATTCTCCTCGGCTTGTTCACGGTGACTCTTGCTTTTGCGGTGGGACTGACCTGTGCTTTCACCAGTG GGAAGGTCATTCTGGAATCCGTAATCTTGACAACTGCGGTAGTTCTAAGTCTCACCCTTTACACATTCTGGGCCGCAAAGAGAGGCCATGATTTCAACTTCCTTGGACCTTTCCTGTTTGGAGCCGTTTTCGTGCTGCTAATTTTTGCCCTGATTCAG ATGCTGTTTCCATTGGGTAAAATCTCGGTGATGATCTATGGCTGTTTGGCGTCGATCATATTCTGTGGGTACATAATATATGACACAGACAATCTCATCAAGCGCTACTCCTATGACGAATACATTTGGGCTTCTGTGTCGCTCTATCTCGACATCATCAATCTCTTCTTATCAATATTGACCATTTTCAGGGCTACTGATTCCTAG